In Rubrobacter radiotolerans DSM 5868, a genomic segment contains:
- a CDS encoding ABC transporter ATP-binding protein → MEVQNHSQSAKSSGVSDSAVIETRGLTKTYGRVTALDSLDLRVRENSIFGFLGPNGAGKSTTMKLLLGLVRPTSGTGTVFGRDIVAEDFEIRRRVGYLAQDPRYYGHMTARETLRFAARFFYEGPEAAIERRVRDSLALVGLSDRADRRIRGFSGGERQRLGLAQAQINDPDLLILDEPAASLDPMGRRDVLEIMERLRDERGATIFYSTHILDDVQRVSDSVAILRGGRLLANAPINELLAARDGEAALYEITVKGDSREALQSAKEAVRSLAWVSSLEESRGPAGERHWLVGTSDESAAERELLPLLVGRPDVRVTSFGRKKHDLQEAFFGLIEGEG, encoded by the coding sequence ATGGAGGTCCAGAACCACAGCCAGAGCGCGAAGTCCTCAGGCGTCTCCGACTCCGCGGTTATCGAGACCCGGGGGCTCACAAAGACCTACGGCCGGGTTACGGCGCTCGACTCGCTGGATTTGAGGGTCCGGGAGAACTCCATCTTCGGCTTCCTCGGGCCGAACGGCGCGGGCAAGTCAACAACGATGAAGCTCCTGCTCGGGCTCGTCCGTCCGACCTCCGGGACGGGGACGGTCTTTGGCCGGGACATCGTCGCGGAGGATTTCGAGATCCGCCGCCGGGTCGGGTACCTCGCCCAGGATCCGCGCTACTACGGACACATGACCGCCCGCGAGACACTCCGGTTCGCCGCGCGCTTCTTCTACGAGGGGCCGGAGGCGGCGATCGAGCGTCGCGTCAGGGACTCACTCGCCCTTGTTGGACTCTCCGACCGGGCGGACCGCAGGATCAGGGGCTTCTCCGGCGGCGAGCGGCAGCGGCTCGGGCTCGCCCAGGCCCAGATAAACGACCCGGACCTCCTGATACTCGACGAGCCCGCGGCCTCCCTCGACCCGATGGGACGCCGGGACGTGCTGGAGATCATGGAGCGCCTGCGCGACGAGCGGGGGGCGACGATCTTCTACTCGACGCACATCCTGGACGACGTGCAGCGGGTCTCGGACTCCGTGGCGATCCTCCGGGGCGGCCGGCTCCTGGCGAACGCCCCGATAAACGAGCTGCTCGCCGCAAGGGACGGTGAGGCGGCCCTCTATGAGATAACCGTGAAGGGCGACTCGCGGGAGGCCCTCCAGAGCGCAAAAGAGGCCGTCCGCTCGCTTGCGTGGGTAAGCTCGCTGGAGGAGTCGCGAGGTCCGGCCGGAGAGCGGCACTGGCTTGTCGGCACAAGCGATGAGAGCGCGGCCGAGCGGGAGCTTCTGCCTCTGCTCGTCGGCCGCCCCGACGTGCGGGTCACGAGCTTCGGCCGAAAAAAGCACGACCTTCAGGAAGCCTTCTTCGGACTGATCGAGGGCGAAGGATGA
- a CDS encoding cytochrome ubiquinol oxidase subunit I — MPAEIVLKLPLAVLHFIAQVDLSDALSEVGGARVITGGTMLIHMFFAQIFVGFAIAAPVLQAWGARTGSPRMDRLAHSMVRFNVLTFSTGATFAVLFLVLLVGLYPQVTASLFTNFFYLIVVAMISMVLALWGMYTYYYKWHRYAVLKKGKHIALGFSMGLFIWIWMLIMTGIDTYMVSGGPGTPQLTAENIASLGISLQAMFNPMFVEMTLHRTIANLSWPAFALAAWAAVMYVRAKNEADRSFYDWSTSVGLTWGVGFLMLQPIIGFFLVYSMKLSVPENPVDEAAAGGAYGRLTEGATSGLLYTNLVLVVILFVLSAVAMYLGAERHPEQASRVPIRFFGLIAAVAGLYSISPFADFPTYYFRYIALLVMIVATLGAFITYMRGRLRFKYGSPGGLYRATLIALGVVAAVVALNMGFMKSNSRVPFTVYNQPDYTIEVGPPPTGFGS; from the coding sequence GTGCCTGCAGAGATAGTATTGAAGCTCCCTCTGGCGGTGCTTCACTTCATTGCCCAGGTAGACCTCTCGGACGCGCTCTCGGAGGTCGGCGGGGCGCGGGTCATAACGGGCGGGACGATGTTGATCCACATGTTCTTCGCCCAGATCTTTGTCGGATTCGCAATCGCCGCGCCGGTGCTTCAGGCGTGGGGCGCGCGGACCGGGAGCCCGCGCATGGACCGGCTCGCGCACTCGATGGTCCGCTTCAACGTGCTGACGTTCTCGACGGGGGCGACGTTCGCCGTCCTTTTCCTCGTGCTGCTCGTCGGGCTCTACCCGCAGGTGACGGCCTCGCTGTTCACGAACTTCTTCTACCTGATCGTGGTCGCGATGATCTCGATGGTCCTCGCGCTCTGGGGGATGTACACCTACTACTACAAGTGGCACCGCTACGCGGTCCTCAAGAAGGGCAAGCACATCGCGCTCGGGTTCTCGATGGGGCTCTTTATCTGGATCTGGATGCTCATCATGACCGGCATCGACACCTACATGGTGAGCGGAGGCCCCGGCACCCCGCAGCTCACGGCGGAGAACATAGCGAGCCTCGGGATCTCCCTTCAGGCGATGTTCAACCCGATGTTCGTCGAGATGACCCTCCACCGCACCATCGCGAACCTCTCCTGGCCGGCCTTTGCGCTCGCGGCCTGGGCGGCCGTGATGTATGTCCGGGCAAAGAACGAGGCCGACCGCTCCTTCTACGACTGGTCCACTTCGGTCGGGCTGACGTGGGGCGTCGGGTTCCTGATGCTGCAGCCGATCATCGGCTTCTTCCTCGTGTACTCGATGAAGCTCTCCGTTCCGGAGAACCCGGTCGACGAGGCCGCTGCCGGCGGGGCCTACGGGCGTCTCACGGAGGGCGCGACCTCGGGGCTTCTGTACACGAACCTGGTGCTTGTCGTTATCCTGTTCGTGCTCTCGGCTGTGGCGATGTACCTCGGGGCCGAGCGGCATCCCGAGCAGGCGAGCCGCGTCCCGATAAGGTTCTTCGGCCTCATCGCGGCGGTGGCGGGCCTCTACTCCATCTCGCCGTTTGCGGACTTCCCGACGTACTACTTCCGCTACATCGCGCTTCTGGTCATGATCGTCGCGACGCTCGGGGCGTTCATCACCTACATGCGCGGCAGGCTCAGGTTCAAGTACGGAAGCCCCGGCGGTCTCTACCGGGCGACCCTGATCGCGCTCGGCGTCGTTGCGGCGGTCGTCGCCCTGAACATGGGCTTCATGAAGTCGAACTCTAGGGTCCCCTTCACGGTATATAATCAGCCCGATTACACTATCGAGGTCGGTCCGCCACCTACGGGGTTCGGGAGCTGA
- a CDS encoding ubiquinol-cytochrome c reductase iron-sulfur subunit, whose protein sequence is MAELQKDRMTRSDFLALGVTGGIIGAVLTIPPAAFLLGPVIDVGILGQSDVREDWQEVGPVADVAVEEPSVFIVEFPIDQIYGEERVQNAEPDFPRSQNQFTLRHAVWLSWKAPVEQPARYGNQGAKIGEPQKPAFLENKSEGFTPEEIREVEESINVLNNSCAHLGCPVRWITNVDGQGEFLCPCHGGIYDINGDWYGGPPPRGMYRYTQYEVRENGRLYVKHGFDIDEGIPGINETEPYVI, encoded by the coding sequence GTGGCAGAGCTACAGAAGGACCGGATGACGAGGTCGGACTTCCTGGCCCTCGGGGTCACGGGAGGAATAATCGGGGCGGTTCTGACGATCCCTCCGGCGGCCTTTCTTCTGGGCCCGGTCATTGACGTGGGGATTCTCGGACAGTCCGACGTGCGCGAGGACTGGCAGGAGGTAGGCCCCGTTGCCGACGTGGCGGTCGAGGAGCCCTCGGTCTTTATCGTGGAGTTCCCGATAGATCAAATCTACGGCGAGGAGCGGGTGCAGAACGCCGAGCCGGACTTTCCGAGGTCGCAGAACCAGTTTACGCTCAGGCACGCCGTCTGGCTTTCCTGGAAGGCTCCGGTCGAGCAACCGGCTCGCTACGGAAACCAGGGGGCCAAGATCGGTGAGCCGCAGAAGCCTGCGTTCCTGGAGAACAAGAGCGAGGGCTTCACGCCGGAGGAGATCCGCGAGGTCGAGGAGAGCATAAACGTCCTCAACAACTCGTGCGCCCATCTCGGCTGTCCGGTCCGTTGGATAACGAACGTGGACGGCCAGGGCGAGTTCCTGTGCCCGTGCCATGGCGGGATCTACGACATAAACGGCGACTGGTACGGCGGTCCGCCGCCGCGCGGGATGTATCGGTACACACAGTACGAGGTCCGCGAGAACGGCAGACTTTACGTAAAGCACGGCTTCGACATCGACGAGGGCATTCCCGGCATAAACGAGACCGAGCCATACGTGATCTAG